One window from the genome of Gloeocapsa sp. PCC 73106 encodes:
- a CDS encoding Crp/Fnr family transcriptional regulator, with amino-acid sequence MLLTYYTSEEEPKEGRSLRFYERGENIPLISSGIWQVYNGVVQLSELHLNGEETLLGWAQPSTFFGRHFTKIEDYQAKALSDVYLKWYLLEEIPKNSHLAQIILEQLIARMKQTEALLAIAGLRRVEERLIALLKLLRQELSEITPEGQRLTVRFTHQNLADSIGTTRVTITRLLGEFQRQGWISFDGDRRLLIAANFPCTS; translated from the coding sequence ATGCTCTTAACTTACTACACATCTGAGGAAGAACCAAAGGAAGGGCGAAGTCTACGCTTTTACGAAAGAGGAGAAAATATCCCTCTGATTTCCTCTGGGATTTGGCAAGTTTACAATGGTGTGGTACAACTGAGTGAACTACACTTAAATGGAGAAGAAACCTTGCTGGGATGGGCACAACCCTCAACGTTTTTTGGACGCCATTTTACTAAAATAGAGGACTATCAGGCAAAAGCTCTGTCTGATGTATATCTTAAATGGTATCTATTGGAGGAAATTCCTAAAAATTCTCATTTAGCTCAAATTATTCTCGAACAACTCATCGCTAGAATGAAACAAACCGAAGCTTTACTGGCAATTGCCGGTTTGCGTCGAGTCGAAGAGAGACTTATAGCATTATTAAAATTATTAAGACAAGAGTTAAGCGAAATAACACCAGAAGGTCAACGTCTCACCGTTCGCTTTACTCATCAAAATTTAGCTGATAGTATAGGTACTACTAGGGTAACTATTACCAGATTACTGGGAGAATTCCAACGCCAGGGTTGGATTAGCTTTGATGGCGATCGTCGCTTACTTATAGCAGCAAACTTCCCCTGCACAAGTTAG
- a CDS encoding amino acid ABC transporter ATP-binding protein, with the protein MQTPANLTEEATASVITFENLRKSYGSLEVLKGVSGSFERGDVVSVIGTSGCGKSTLLRCFNRLETINGGSLNVMGIDLSRSKITSRSLRELRIRVGMVFQQFNLFPHLNVLNNLMLCPRKVLGRSEHDAKQEALFYLEKVGLAEKASFYPEQLSGGQKQRVAIARSLCMKPEAILFDEPTSALDPELVGEVLCVMRNLAAEGMTMVVVTHEMQFAREVANRVIFLNKGLVEEQGNAQEVLTNPQSDRLKAFLQRMSS; encoded by the coding sequence ATGCAAACTCCTGCTAATTTAACTGAAGAAGCTACAGCATCGGTTATTACTTTCGAAAATTTAAGAAAAAGTTACGGCTCTTTGGAAGTACTCAAGGGTGTCAGTGGTAGCTTTGAACGCGGTGATGTGGTCTCGGTAATTGGAACGAGTGGTTGCGGTAAAAGTACTTTGTTGCGCTGTTTCAATCGCTTAGAAACTATCAACGGCGGCTCTTTAAATGTGATGGGTATTGATTTATCTCGTTCTAAAATTACCTCTAGAAGTCTGCGTGAACTGCGTATAAGGGTAGGAATGGTGTTTCAGCAGTTTAATCTCTTTCCCCACTTGAACGTATTAAACAATCTGATGCTCTGTCCTCGCAAAGTTTTGGGACGCAGCGAACATGATGCTAAGCAAGAAGCACTGTTTTATTTGGAAAAAGTGGGACTAGCAGAAAAGGCTAGTTTTTACCCAGAACAACTCTCAGGAGGTCAAAAACAACGGGTAGCTATAGCGCGAAGCTTGTGTATGAAGCCAGAAGCTATCTTATTTGATGAACCTACCAGCGCACTCGATCCGGAATTAGTGGGGGAAGTCCTCTGTGTTATGCGTAACCTCGCAGCAGAGGGTATGACAATGGTAGTGGTAACCCACGAGATGCAATTTGCTCGTGAAGTCGCTAATCGCGTCATTTTTCTCAATAAAGGATTGGTAGAAGAGCAAGGAAACGCTCAAGAAGTGTTAACTAATCCTCAAAGCGATCGCCTTAAAGCTTTTCTTCAGCGCATGAGTAGTTAA
- a CDS encoding ABC transporter permease subunit (The N-terminal region of this protein, as described by TIGR01726, is a three transmembrane segment that identifies a subfamily of ABC transporter permease subunits, which specificities that include histidine, arginine, glutamine, glutamate, L-cystine (sic), the opines (in Agrobacterium) octopine and nopaline, etc.), whose product MKQWRWLYPLTVALSCLVLVIFFNAPSRGSGTLRVVTEPTFPPFEMQGEQGQLEGFDIDLMKALAEEAGLVAQFQSLPFDGIVTALQSQQADAAISGMTITAERAQTVSFSRPYFKSSLAIAVREGNDAITSFEDLEGKKIAVQIGTTGAKQAAKIPGAQVFSFDSISFALQELANGKVDAVVNDSPVTLYAMKRANLQGLKIAAELEAQEYYGIAFPLNSPNIELINQALETLIADGTYREIYQRWFAGEPPELPLVAPALSEAEAGEGSTFNIVKLIPSLLLGSIITLQITAVSVLLGMIGGVLIAIARTSRYKILRIFAKWYVDFFRGTPLLVQIFMIYFGLPALFQQIGFPFSFNRFVAAVLSLGMNAAAYLSEIIRGGLESVEPGQLEAAESLGMSPTKAMTYVVFPQAFRRMLPPLGNEFITLLKDTSLVAVIGFEELFRRGQLAVATSYRAFEIYAVVALMYLVLNLLSSRFFSFLERQMNPVARAKKAMAREQTT is encoded by the coding sequence ATGAAACAATGGCGTTGGCTATATCCACTAACTGTAGCCCTAAGTTGTCTAGTATTAGTGATCTTTTTCAACGCTCCAAGTAGAGGTTCCGGTACTCTCAGAGTGGTAACGGAGCCAACTTTTCCTCCTTTTGAAATGCAAGGAGAACAAGGACAACTAGAAGGGTTTGATATTGACCTAATGAAGGCTCTAGCGGAAGAAGCAGGATTAGTAGCCCAATTCCAGAGCTTACCCTTCGACGGGATTGTCACAGCTTTACAATCTCAACAAGCGGACGCGGCGATTAGTGGAATGACTATTACAGCAGAGAGGGCTCAAACCGTTTCTTTTTCCCGTCCCTATTTTAAATCTTCCTTAGCGATCGCCGTCAGAGAAGGTAACGACGCAATTACCAGTTTTGAGGATCTAGAAGGTAAAAAAATCGCTGTACAAATTGGTACCACAGGCGCTAAACAAGCCGCTAAGATTCCCGGAGCTCAGGTTTTTAGTTTCGATTCGATTAGTTTCGCGTTGCAAGAATTAGCCAATGGTAAAGTAGACGCGGTGGTTAACGACTCCCCCGTAACGCTCTACGCGATGAAAAGAGCTAATCTGCAAGGCTTAAAAATAGCCGCAGAATTAGAAGCACAGGAGTATTATGGAATCGCTTTTCCTCTTAATTCTCCCAACATAGAGCTAATTAACCAAGCTTTAGAGACTCTAATCGCCGACGGAACTTATCGAGAAATTTATCAGAGATGGTTTGCAGGAGAACCCCCGGAATTACCTCTAGTCGCTCCCGCTTTAAGCGAAGCCGAAGCAGGAGAAGGCTCTACCTTCAACATCGTTAAACTCATCCCCAGTCTCTTACTAGGTTCAATCATTACCTTGCAGATAACCGCTGTGTCGGTTTTACTAGGAATGATCGGAGGAGTACTCATCGCGATCGCGCGCACCTCTCGCTATAAGATCTTGCGCATTTTCGCCAAATGGTACGTGGACTTTTTCCGGGGAACACCCTTACTAGTGCAAATTTTCATGATCTATTTTGGTTTACCAGCTCTATTCCAACAAATAGGCTTCCCATTTAGCTTTAATCGCTTTGTGGCTGCTGTTTTATCTTTAGGGATGAATGCAGCAGCTTATTTGAGCGAAATTATCAGAGGTGGTCTGGAGTCCGTTGAACCTGGACAATTGGAAGCAGCGGAATCTCTAGGTATGAGTCCTACTAAGGCGATGACTTATGTGGTTTTTCCTCAAGCTTTTCGCCGTATGTTACCACCCTTAGGGAATGAATTTATTACCCTGTTAAAAGACACTAGTTTGGTAGCGGTGATAGGTTTTGAAGAGTTGTTCCGTCGCGGTCAATTAGCGGTAGCTACCAGCTATAGAGCTTTTGAAATTTACGCCGTTGTGGCTTTGATGTATTTGGTCTTGAATTTGCTCTCATCTCGATTTTTTAGCTTTTTAGAACGTCAGATGAATCCCGTTGCTAGAGCTAAAAAGGCCATGGCGAGAGAACAAACCACATAA
- a CDS encoding PH domain-containing protein encodes MSPSIKVLTIILWLLPFSILMFSYQERLAVIVCLLIILLYGSIWIWFRPSRFTICTDYLKIVFPGRQLKIPFQDILSVSSISIETFKGEFGWAMRIGAGGLWGGFGWLWTSKKGMLEFYISRVEEFVFIERLNKKSLLITPENPAEFVKILQRQL; translated from the coding sequence ATGTCACCTTCGATTAAAGTGTTGACAATTATACTTTGGTTATTACCTTTTAGTATCTTGATGTTTAGCTATCAAGAAAGATTAGCGGTTATTGTCTGTTTATTAATCATCCTCTTATATGGGAGTATTTGGATCTGGTTTCGACCTTCTCGGTTTACTATCTGCACTGACTATTTAAAAATTGTTTTCCCAGGTAGACAATTAAAAATTCCCTTTCAAGATATATTGAGTGTTAGTAGTATCAGTATAGAGACTTTTAAGGGTGAGTTTGGCTGGGCTATGCGGATTGGTGCAGGAGGATTATGGGGTGGCTTTGGTTGGTTATGGACTTCCAAAAAGGGTATGTTGGAGTTTTATATCTCGCGAGTAGAAGAGTTTGTGTTTATTGAAAGGTTGAACAAAAAAAGTCTATTAATTACCCCAGAAAATCCGGCTGAATTTGTCAAAATACTGCAAAGGCAACTTTGA
- a CDS encoding AarF/ABC1/UbiB kinase family protein, with protein sequence MSADLAIVSSQSQTGYDQKAIARYYQRRPWQVFWRGLNIMAWFGIFVFHLQWDAWTNQKEQNKQKRATELRELLTNLGPSFIKIGQALSTRPDLIHKDYLEELIKLQDQLPPFDNQTAFKIIESELKGSVKQLYREISSDPVAAASLGQVYRGVLFTGEEVAVKVQRPNLKPIISLDLHLLRLLVGWLQPLLPVNIGDDLTLIVDEFGIKLFEEIDYQNEGKNAEKFAVNFADDPEIKVPKIYWKYSSYKVLTLEWIHGYKLTDTEKILAAGLDINDLIKIGVTSGLRQLLEHGFFHADPHPGNLFATPDGRMAYIDFGMMDQLTEETKETIASSVVQLINRDYQALADDFVRLGFLTPDTDINPIIPALETVLGNAIGESVKDFNFKTITDQFSELMYQYPFRVPAKFALIIRSIITQEGLALTLNPDFKIVEVSYPYVSKRLLTGESPQLRRRLLDILFKDGKFQWQRLENMIAIAQSDRHFDLLPTARLGLTYLLSEEGKYFRQRLLIALTEDDRLHTEEVQRLWGLVKDELKPARLFDVALTALREISSERVAAVIPNPLPR encoded by the coding sequence GTGAGTGCAGATCTAGCTATTGTTTCTAGTCAGAGCCAAACAGGATACGATCAAAAGGCGATCGCCCGTTATTATCAGCGAAGACCTTGGCAAGTCTTCTGGAGAGGTTTAAACATCATGGCGTGGTTTGGGATCTTTGTCTTTCACTTGCAATGGGACGCTTGGACTAACCAAAAAGAGCAAAATAAACAAAAAAGAGCCACAGAATTGCGAGAGTTATTGACCAATTTAGGTCCAAGTTTTATCAAAATTGGTCAAGCTTTATCCACAAGACCAGATTTAATCCACAAAGACTATTTAGAAGAGTTGATTAAGTTACAGGATCAACTTCCCCCTTTTGATAATCAAACAGCTTTTAAAATCATTGAATCAGAATTAAAAGGTAGTGTCAAACAGTTATATCGCGAGATTTCTTCTGATCCGGTGGCGGCAGCTAGCTTAGGTCAAGTTTATCGTGGGGTACTCTTTACTGGAGAAGAGGTAGCTGTAAAGGTACAACGTCCTAATTTAAAACCAATCATCTCTTTAGATCTACATTTATTACGCCTGCTAGTGGGTTGGCTACAACCATTACTACCGGTAAATATCGGAGACGATTTAACTCTGATTGTGGATGAATTTGGAATAAAGTTATTCGAAGAAATAGACTACCAAAACGAAGGTAAAAACGCTGAGAAGTTTGCCGTTAACTTTGCAGATGATCCCGAAATTAAAGTTCCCAAGATTTACTGGAAGTATAGCAGTTACAAGGTACTTACTCTCGAGTGGATTCACGGTTACAAGCTTACCGACACCGAAAAAATCCTCGCTGCGGGTTTGGATATCAACGATTTAATTAAAATAGGTGTAACTTCTGGATTGCGTCAACTCTTAGAACATGGTTTCTTCCACGCCGATCCTCATCCGGGAAATCTCTTTGCTACTCCCGACGGTCGCATGGCTTATATTGATTTTGGCATGATGGATCAGTTAACGGAGGAAACTAAAGAGACGATCGCTAGTTCAGTGGTGCAATTAATCAATCGAGATTATCAAGCTTTAGCCGATGATTTTGTCAGACTGGGATTTTTAACGCCAGACACCGATATTAACCCCATTATCCCCGCTTTAGAGACGGTGTTAGGAAATGCGATTGGTGAAAGCGTCAAAGATTTCAACTTCAAAACTATTACCGATCAGTTCTCAGAATTGATGTATCAGTACCCTTTTCGAGTTCCCGCTAAGTTTGCTCTAATTATTCGTTCGATTATCACCCAAGAGGGTTTAGCTTTAACTCTTAACCCTGATTTTAAAATAGTTGAGGTTTCTTACCCTTATGTGTCTAAACGTTTACTCACCGGGGAATCTCCTCAGTTACGCAGACGTTTACTGGACATTTTGTTTAAAGATGGTAAATTCCAATGGCAAAGATTAGAAAATATGATTGCTATTGCGCAAAGCGATCGCCATTTTGATTTACTACCCACAGCTAGACTTGGTTTAACCTATCTTCTCTCGGAAGAGGGAAAATATTTCCGTCAAAGGTTGTTAATCGCTTTAACCGAAGATGATCGCCTACACACCGAGGAAGTACAGCGTCTTTGGGGTTTAGTTAAAGATGAGTTAAAACCAGCACGCTTATTTGACGTTGCTTTGACGGCTTTACGGGAAATTTCTAGCGAAAGAGTCGCTGCGGTTATTCCCAATCCCCTACCTAGATAA
- a CDS encoding diguanylate cyclase domain-containing protein translates to MSSQHMCPFCSSPLLCQIRGGTLSWYCRHCHVDIPYGIANDFPENNLVDGSITLKFSESPQQLLVKTLEKTVQEIKEALNTDRVMLWKHSNNGELKVLIEALNQDYPSMKDWRVGHFFTNQDLDEFKQGKLQISENQENLLESFFKVKAKLLAPVIIKQDNDHPKLWGLLIAHNCANQRQWQDSEIKLVVLIAKQIAREIEQAESYQQLKLAYQKLEKNTSLAEVAQLSPSSKLEAYLDQEWQKMYQLHQPLSIVICAVDALDKYGHIFLNYLKGVAQVINNNCQSQESLIVKNEAKELVIILPGIDGAGAVQLAEKIRVQVKKMPTENEEAVTVSLGIASTIPEKKVKPNTLLEKAAWSLVQAQKAGGDRLNFHNHQLRVFEFKSNPWEKLSSTEQLMGYVAYFISRGKIIISAKSGPLYFKGLVYEYQGYHQDFLGFWRQLNLRRDFLDLYLQGDRYSFQNFLDGSLSVGECARCNILISNPVGAAYDIPHCDSCNDYQHTESLVRVMAIAQSLTQIPHLQRLCAKNRILLTCISTPNSLRTNLGVETIDLIVIDSQISPNLAQTWVQQLHQVPALEKVPIIALSKQAGNGIVSLDSEKELANYVLNPLNGKHLADYLRELAANRKSQLNWFPG, encoded by the coding sequence ATGTCTAGTCAACACATGTGTCCTTTTTGTTCTTCTCCTTTATTGTGTCAAATCAGAGGAGGGACTTTGTCTTGGTATTGTCGTCACTGTCATGTAGACATTCCCTATGGTATCGCTAATGATTTTCCAGAGAATAACTTAGTTGACGGTAGTATAACACTCAAATTCTCCGAATCTCCACAACAACTTTTAGTCAAAACTTTGGAAAAGACGGTTCAAGAAATCAAAGAAGCTTTAAATACTGATCGAGTGATGTTGTGGAAACATAGCAATAACGGAGAGTTAAAAGTTTTAATAGAAGCACTCAATCAAGATTATCCCAGTATGAAAGATTGGAGAGTAGGGCATTTTTTCACCAATCAAGATCTAGATGAATTTAAGCAGGGGAAATTACAAATTAGCGAAAATCAAGAAAATTTATTAGAATCATTTTTCAAAGTTAAGGCTAAATTATTAGCACCAGTCATAATCAAGCAAGATAATGACCATCCCAAGTTATGGGGGTTATTAATAGCACACAATTGCGCAAATCAGCGTCAGTGGCAAGATTCAGAAATAAAGCTAGTGGTATTAATCGCTAAACAAATAGCCAGAGAAATAGAACAAGCAGAAAGTTATCAACAGTTAAAATTAGCTTACCAAAAATTAGAAAAGAATACTTCTTTAGCTGAAGTCGCCCAATTGAGTCCTTCTAGTAAACTGGAGGCTTATTTAGACCAAGAATGGCAAAAAATGTACCAATTACATCAACCCCTATCGATAGTTATTTGTGCTGTTGATGCTTTAGACAAATATGGGCACATCTTTTTAAATTATCTCAAAGGAGTTGCCCAGGTAATTAATAATAACTGTCAATCTCAAGAGAGTTTAATCGTCAAAAACGAAGCTAAAGAGTTGGTAATTATTTTACCAGGCATAGATGGAGCAGGAGCGGTGCAATTAGCGGAAAAAATACGCGTGCAAGTCAAAAAAATGCCCACTGAAAATGAAGAAGCAGTGACCGTTAGCTTAGGAATAGCGAGTACTATACCTGAAAAAAAAGTTAAGCCAAATACCCTTTTAGAAAAAGCGGCTTGGAGTTTAGTACAAGCACAAAAAGCGGGGGGCGATCGCCTTAATTTTCATAATCACCAGCTTCGAGTTTTTGAGTTTAAATCCAACCCATGGGAAAAGTTAAGCAGTACAGAACAACTCATGGGCTACGTAGCCTATTTTATCAGTCGTGGGAAGATAATTATTAGTGCGAAATCTGGTCCCCTATATTTTAAAGGGTTAGTCTATGAATATCAGGGTTACCATCAAGATTTTCTAGGTTTTTGGCGACAACTAAACTTAAGAAGAGATTTTTTAGACCTATATTTACAAGGAGATCGATATAGTTTTCAAAATTTTCTCGATGGCTCCTTGTCTGTTGGAGAATGCGCCCGGTGTAATATATTGATTTCCAATCCCGTAGGTGCAGCTTATGACATACCCCATTGCGATTCATGTAATGACTATCAACATACAGAATCTTTGGTGAGGGTGATGGCGATCGCTCAGTCTTTAACTCAGATTCCACACCTCCAGCGATTATGCGCTAAAAATCGCATCTTACTCACTTGTATCTCCACTCCCAACTCTTTAAGGACCAATTTGGGGGTTGAAACTATCGATTTAATTGTAATTGATAGTCAAATTTCCCCGAACTTGGCTCAAACTTGGGTTCAACAACTGCACCAAGTACCCGCATTAGAGAAGGTTCCTATTATCGCTTTGAGTAAACAAGCAGGAAACGGGATTGTTTCTTTAGATTCGGAAAAAGAGTTAGCCAACTATGTACTTAATCCACTCAATGGTAAACACCTAGCGGATTACTTACGAGAATTAGCGGCTAACCGCAAGAGTCAATTAAACTGGTTCCCAGGATAA
- a CDS encoding TM2 domain-containing protein has translation MDNNSGNIKPHLNNTGVSYLLWLGCAFGVAGLHRFYNRKIFTGLFWLCTWGFFGIGQFIDLFLIPEMVDEHNWRMYRKFGVSSGGLPQGHQLPQLTLTENKSPNLDTLSQDQLMVILAKAAHKKQGKLSLTEAVIETDISFTKAEVALEEMVKRGYISVENHPETGVVIYNFADLS, from the coding sequence GTGGACAACAATTCAGGAAACATTAAACCTCATCTCAACAACACCGGCGTAAGTTATCTACTTTGGCTAGGCTGCGCTTTTGGTGTGGCTGGATTACACCGGTTTTATAATCGAAAGATTTTCACTGGCTTATTCTGGCTTTGCACTTGGGGATTTTTTGGTATTGGACAGTTTATCGATTTGTTCTTAATCCCCGAAATGGTGGACGAACATAATTGGAGAATGTATCGTAAATTCGGTGTCTCTAGCGGTGGTTTACCCCAGGGTCATCAACTTCCCCAACTTACTCTAACCGAAAACAAGTCACCTAACCTCGATACTCTTTCTCAAGATCAACTGATGGTTATTTTAGCTAAAGCCGCGCATAAAAAACAAGGAAAACTTTCTCTGACAGAAGCGGTGATCGAAACTGATATCAGTTTTACTAAAGCCGAAGTAGCTTTAGAAGAAATGGTCAAGCGCGGTTATATCTCGGTGGAAAATCATCCTGAAACTGGGGTCGTCATCTATAATTTTGCCGACTTGTCTTAA
- the cobA gene encoding uroporphyrinogen-III C-methyltransferase, translating into MGKVYLVGAGPGKIELITLRALALLKTAEVLVYDALIDAQLLTLVPCECLKIEAGKRGGKESTPQTTINQLLVAYCHQGKRVVRLKSGDPLIFGRSGSEISALIEENCQFEVIPGISSALAAPLFAGIPLTDPLLSSCFVVVTGHQPEDLDWCTLAKIDTIVILMGGSTLELIVEKLIAQGRSPTEPVAIIRACATKEQEFWQGTLADIVEKTRNRSLSPAVIVIGQVIQARFMSQPLPLTGKTILVTRAMEQSSEFANLLETQGAKVVEMPALVITPPSDWTALDQAIANLVGFDWLILTSANAVEYFFSRLSELNLDARALCQLKIAVVGQKTAASLAKYHLKPDFCPPNFVADSLVAHFPETLTNQSILFPRVETGGREVLVQELSEKGAKVTEVAAYQSGCPSEIDAIAQYALLNREVDLVTFASSKTVQNFHRLVTQITENNILEGVAIASIGPQTSKTCQELWGRVDIEAQEYTLEGLTRAICAYYGFPK; encoded by the coding sequence ATGGGTAAAGTCTATCTGGTAGGCGCAGGTCCTGGTAAGATTGAGCTAATCACTCTGAGAGCGTTGGCATTACTAAAAACAGCGGAAGTTTTGGTATATGATGCTTTAATCGATGCTCAATTGTTAACTTTAGTACCCTGTGAATGTTTAAAAATAGAAGCGGGTAAGCGCGGTGGAAAAGAGAGTACTCCTCAGACCACTATTAACCAATTACTGGTAGCTTATTGTCATCAAGGTAAACGAGTAGTCAGGCTTAAAAGCGGCGATCCTTTGATTTTTGGCAGGTCAGGTTCAGAAATAAGCGCTTTAATTGAAGAAAATTGCCAGTTTGAAGTAATTCCCGGAATTTCTAGCGCTTTAGCCGCGCCTTTGTTCGCAGGTATACCCCTGACGGATCCGCTCTTGAGTAGTTGTTTTGTGGTTGTAACTGGACATCAGCCCGAGGATTTAGATTGGTGTACCCTAGCTAAAATAGATACGATCGTGATTTTAATGGGGGGAAGCACTCTGGAGTTGATAGTAGAGAAGTTAATAGCACAAGGGCGATCGCCCACCGAACCCGTCGCTATTATCCGTGCTTGTGCTACCAAAGAACAAGAGTTTTGGCAGGGTACGTTAGCTGATATAGTAGAGAAAACCAGAAATAGGTCTCTCTCTCCCGCGGTAATTGTCATTGGTCAAGTTATTCAAGCCCGATTTATGTCTCAACCTCTACCCCTGACTGGAAAAACGATTCTAGTAACTCGCGCTATGGAGCAATCGAGTGAGTTCGCTAATTTACTTGAAACCCAAGGCGCTAAGGTAGTGGAAATGCCTGCTTTAGTGATTACTCCTCCCAGTGATTGGACGGCTTTGGATCAGGCGATCGCTAATCTGGTAGGTTTTGATTGGCTGATTCTGACTTCTGCTAACGCGGTGGAATATTTTTTCTCTCGTCTGAGTGAACTTAATTTAGATGCGCGTGCTCTATGCCAGCTTAAAATAGCCGTAGTAGGGCAAAAAACCGCCGCTAGTTTGGCTAAATATCATCTCAAACCCGATTTTTGTCCACCTAATTTCGTCGCAGACTCTTTAGTAGCTCATTTTCCCGAAACATTAACTAACCAGAGTATCTTGTTTCCCCGAGTAGAAACGGGAGGAAGGGAGGTTTTAGTGCAAGAATTGAGTGAAAAAGGAGCAAAAGTAACCGAAGTCGCCGCTTATCAATCTGGGTGTCCCTCAGAAATCGACGCGATCGCTCAATACGCTTTACTTAACCGTGAGGTTGATTTAGTTACCTTTGCTAGTTCTAAAACGGTACAGAATTTCCATCGCCTGGTGACGCAGATAACCGAGAATAATATTTTAGAAGGAGTGGCGATCGCTTCGATTGGTCCCCAAACCTCCAAAACTTGTCAGGAATTATGGGGAAGAGTAGATATAGAAGCCCAAGAATACACCCTAGAGGGGTTAACTCGAGCTATTTGCGCTTACTACGGCTTTCCTAAATAG
- a CDS encoding DUF1993 family protein, producing the protein MTISMYHASIPPIIRSLNNLIGILQKGLDYASAKNIEQTVLLNTRLYPDMFPLTKQVQIASDISCRGAARLAGLEPPVREDNETSFEELIERVKQTIAYLESIKPEQIDGSEEKMIDLPVKDQTFTFEGMPFLLIFVMPNVYFHVTTAYGILRHCGVELGKMDYLGKP; encoded by the coding sequence ATGACTATTTCTATGTATCATGCTTCGATTCCTCCAATCATTAGATCCTTGAACAATCTGATTGGTATCTTGCAAAAAGGTTTGGATTATGCTTCTGCTAAAAATATTGAGCAGACAGTCTTACTCAATACTCGTCTCTATCCCGATATGTTTCCCCTTACAAAACAAGTACAAATAGCCTCTGATATCTCTTGTAGAGGAGCCGCTAGACTAGCTGGACTAGAACCACCGGTTAGGGAAGATAATGAAACTAGTTTTGAGGAATTAATTGAGAGAGTTAAACAGACTATTGCTTATTTAGAAAGCATTAAACCCGAACAGATTGATGGATCTGAGGAAAAAATGATTGATCTTCCAGTCAAAGACCAAACTTTCACCTTTGAAGGAATGCCTTTTTTATTGATTTTTGTAATGCCTAACGTTTATTTTCATGTCACTACCGCCTACGGTATTTTAAGACATTGTGGCGTAGAATTGGGCAAAATGGACTATTTAGGAAAGCCGTAG
- a CDS encoding lipopolysaccharide assembly protein LapB, producing the protein MKSWTYGVLVLMLVGLVSFSLFPIFSVVTQATQQSSDGLNQQKDLSQRAMGYELVLEREPDNQTALKGLLDIRLSQGDLSAVVGPLSNLARLNPDRSEYGILLAQTKQQLGDNEGAKQVYESILAQNAGDVLALQGMINLLIPLEESETAINLIQKTLSENQLSDDNLIGVQLLLGQVYALSDRPTEAIAVYDQMITANPQDFRPLVAKAIVLRNQGDLETAISLFTQAVSLAPPRYQEQIQALAAGT; encoded by the coding sequence ATGAAATCCTGGACTTATGGGGTCTTAGTACTGATGTTGGTGGGTTTAGTTTCTTTTTCCCTATTCCCTATCTTTAGCGTGGTAACACAAGCAACACAACAAAGTAGTGACGGTCTCAATCAGCAAAAAGACTTGAGCCAAAGAGCTATGGGCTATGAGTTGGTTTTAGAGAGGGAACCAGACAATCAGACAGCTCTTAAGGGTTTGTTGGATATTCGTTTGTCACAAGGAGATCTCTCAGCTGTAGTGGGTCCTTTGTCAAATTTGGCTCGACTCAATCCTGACAGGAGTGAATATGGAATTCTTTTAGCCCAAACTAAACAGCAATTAGGGGATAATGAGGGTGCTAAACAGGTCTACGAGAGTATTTTAGCTCAAAATGCGGGCGATGTTTTGGCACTACAAGGGATGATTAATTTACTAATTCCTCTAGAAGAAAGCGAAACCGCTATTAATTTAATTCAGAAAACCCTCAGTGAAAATCAACTGAGCGATGATAATTTAATTGGAGTACAGCTACTACTAGGACAAGTATACGCACTAAGCGATCGACCCACAGAAGCGATCGCTGTGTATGATCAGATGATTACCGCTAATCCTCAAGATTTTCGCCCCCTGGTGGCTAAGGCGATCGTTTTACGTAACCAGGGAGATTTAGAAACGGCTATTTCTCTCTTCACTCAGGCTGTTTCTCTCGCTCCTCCTCGATATCAGGAACAAATTCAAGCTTTGGCTGCTGGAACCTAG